One stretch of Podospora bellae-mahoneyi strain CBS 112042 chromosome 2, whole genome shotgun sequence DNA includes these proteins:
- a CDS encoding hypothetical protein (EggNog:ENOG503PEV2; COG:S), which produces MVPTITRLVGFLALFGAVHSAPASPDQATVSIGLEGREIVPVQWNLPININDPNGKKVAVTGTIEEAVARMEAHFPGWNESFVAQLPAVQLPSRFGFRADDDPELGNVVSTDCNIPGEAQSEYRIGQGVSYLRGLSGRASNNPGKCGRVSCSYHTAIYWCNADTVDKEVEWNAIADGAYDVCRNCEKQDDKGVYHAKGTVTFKEKFSVTVKEDWENC; this is translated from the exons ATGGtgcccaccatcacccgccTCGTCGGCTTTCTGGCTCTCTTTGGC GCTGTTCACAGTGCCCCCGCTTCCCCTGACCAGGCCACTGTCTCCATTGGCTTGGAGGGCCGCGAGATTGTTCCGGTCCAGTGgaacctccccatcaacattAACGACCCCAATGGCAAGAAGGTTGCTGTCACCGGTACCATCGAAGAGGCAGTCGCCAGGATGGAAGCCCACTTCCCTGGTTGGAACGAATCTTTTGTGGCTCAGCTGCCCGCCGTCCAGCTGCCCTCGCGCTTCGGCTTTAGGGCGGACGACGACCCGGAGTTGGGCAACGTGGTATCTACTGACTGCAATATTCCCGGGGAGGCGCAGAGCGAGTACCGTATTGGCCAGGGGGTCTCGTACTTGCGTGGCTTGTCGGGCAGAGCGAGCAACAATCCGGGCAAGTGTGGACGTGTCAGCTGCTCCTATCACACTGCCATCTACTGGTGCAATGCG GATACGGTCGACAAGGAGGTCGAGTGGAACGCCATTGCTGATGGAGCATATGACGTTTGTAGGAACTGCGAGAAGCAAGATGACAAGGGAGTTTACCATGCCAAGGGCACGGTGACATTCAAGGAGAAGTTCAGTGTCACTGTCAAGGAGGACTGGGAAAACTGCTAA
- a CDS encoding hypothetical protein (EggNog:ENOG503NV77; COG:S) — protein MATQQPSPPQQPQNGIENGAGTPTTTYKRASRKGAPRRFSCPYPGCDKLYSRAEHLQRHQLNHQPKEIFRCDVSGCEQKFVRADLLARHRKRHSSSYVPRNRMPSFSAVKDESSAASGSAVLSPTPGAESRPSVPNAPHDAAILLAPEPRPRQPPTLPNPPAPRLSTHQPGWHPQMPDMECNIIRPKPGYYPREERPPQPQNPVSYRGVDVEFPHDDISHENFAVWLFDPHAPYGDFSVSHLPFMDGGLESTLNNNIHYDYESLTSGGRSQLETPPRFENDELLSEFRRQEVLRWFHSFRQKQPKAEPLIASLAQQNSSGDMPALSVEMMRDCLQEYWDHVSPRLPIVHQPTFLSNRCSIFLLMVMISLGAISLRGRDTNGNLPDYGGFADVMITGVRWEIVTAEEASPPVALWVAQALLLLEFYEKMYSSRKLHERAHIYHSVALTLLRRGSPLIGRSGSESPPEVTSADHPHGVSLDSHTWWCRWAETEAMHRVVFAAFMMDIIHAAMFGHAAQMAPHEIRLPLPCDDNLWTASNPDTVRQLDQNLRMYGVKTISFLDGLKRALHGKEVKTHSFGRMIIMCGLLSVGWHLSHRETHLKWLDFTNPPSETQDGWKKILLKAYDDWKYSFDVAQGTTGSPGVATPVSQPSGANGPIHSAAVLYHLAQLSLHVDIVDCQVYAGARRLLGRKVSVRDYTNVVARMKHWATLPTTRHAVLHSFKLLHRVLVDPRRSSGSISSSDRDRIGLGGVHLPPIEVQSYSCRSEPDPHRPWVMYYAALCIWSFVRAISKHDSVHDMSSHPTSPFRPPKVLPVNYRRVSAYLSNVANMNELTEATAGTLVDGLSDLLEALHSIFAEAYSELLHEAHDRLKICKEMLASVGASGP, from the exons ATGGCGACccaacaaccttctcccccgcAGCAGCCTCAAAATGGCATCGAAAATGGCGCCGGCACTCCCACGACCACATACAAACGCGCGAGCCGCAAGGGAGCGCCCCGTCGCTTCAGCTGCCCCTACCCGGGCTGTGACAAGCTCTACTCGAGAGCCGAGCATCTCCAGCGTCACCAGTTGAACC ATCAGCCCAAGGAGATCTTTCGTTGCGATGTATCGGGT TGCGAACAAAAGTTTGTACGAGCCGACCTTCTCGCTAGGCACAGGAAGAGGCATTCGTCGTCGTACGTACCCCGAAACCGAATGCCCAGCTTCAGTGCCGTCAAGGACGAGTCATCCGCCGCATCTGGGAGCGCCGTTCTGTCACCTACTCCTGGCGCCGAAAGTCGACCGTCGGTTCCGAATGCCCCTCACGATGCCGCCATCTTGCTAGCCCCCGAGCCGAGACCGCGCCAGCCTCCTACACTTCCAAATCCTCCCGCGCCGAGACTATCTACCCATCAGCCTGGTTGGCATCCCCAAATGCCCGATATGGAGTGTAACATAATCAGGCCTAAGCCAGGGTATTACCCTCGTGAGGAGAGGCCGCCACAGCCGCAGAACCCCGTGTCGTACCGCGGCGTCGACGTCGAGTTTCCCCACGACGATATTTCCCACGAGAATTTTGCTGTCTGGCTGTTCGATCCACACGCCCCTTATGGCGACTTCAGTGTGTCTCACCTCCCGTTCATGGATGGTGGGCTCGAGTCAACTCTGAACAACAACATTCACTACGACTACGAGTCACTGACCAGTGGTGGCCGGTCACAGCTCGAAACCCCTCCCCGCTTCGAGAACGACGAGCTTTTGTCCGAGTTCAGAAGACAGGAAGTATTGCGCTGGTTCCATTCTTTCCGGCAGAAGCAGCCCAAGGCGGAGCCTCTGATTGCCAGTCTGGCGCAGCAGAACAGCAGCGGTGACATGCCTGCACTGAGTGTGGAGATGATGCGCGATTGTCTGCAGGAATACTGGGATCATGTATCTCCTCGATTACCCATCGTGCATCAGCCCACCTTCTTGAGCAACCGCTGTTCAATATTCCTCCTCATGGTCATGATATCGCTCGGTGCTATTTCTCTGCGTGGACGGGACACAAATGGAAACCTGCCAGATTATGGTGGCTTTGCCGATGTCATGATCACCGGCGTGAGATGGGAGATTGTAACGGCGGAGGAAGCCTCCCCACCCGTGGCGCTCTGGGTCGCCCAGGCCTTGCTCTTGCTGGAGTTTTACGAGAAGATGTATTCTTCTCGGAAGCTCCACGAACGGGCGCATATTTACCATTCGGTGGCACTGACACTCCTCCGTCGAGGAAGCCCCTTGATTGGGCGTTCGGGAAGCGAGTCCCCGCCGGAGGTGACCTCAGCCGATCATCCACACGGGGTGAGCCTTGACTCCCATACgtggtggtgtcgatggGCGGAAACGGAAGCGATGCACCGGGTGGTATTTGCAGCCTTCATGATGGACATCATACATGCAGCAATGTTTGGCCACGCTGCACAGATGGCTCCGCATGAGATACGGCTGCCACTCCCCTGTGACGATAATCTCTGGACCGCCTCGAACCCGGATACTGTACGGCAGCTCGATCAGAATCTCCGGATGTATGGTGTAAAGACCATTTCGTTTCTGGACGGCCTGAAGCGTGCCCTTCATGgcaaggaggtcaagactCATTCGTTCGGCCGGATGATCATCATGTGTGGTCTTCTCAGTGTTGGTTGGCATCTCAGCCACAGGGAAACACACCTCAAATGGCTGGACTTCACCAACCCGCCGAGCGAGACCCAGGACGGATGGAAGAAGATTCTTCTCAAGGCATACGACGACTGGAAGTACAGTTTCGACGTGGCGCAGGGCACGACGGGGAGTCCTGGAGTTGCCACTCCTGTTTCCCAGCCCTCTGGTGCCAACGGCCCCATCCACAGCGCCGCTGTCCTATACCATCTTGCTCAGCTGAGCTTGCACGTCGATATTGTCGACTGTCAGGTGTATGCTGGAGCCAGGCGTCTTTTGGGTAGGAAGGTTTCGGTTCGGGACTACACCAACGTTGTTGCTCGCATGAAGCACTGGGCAACGTTGCCTACCACCCGCCACGCGGTGCTTCATTCCTTCAAGCTTCTTCACCGTGTGCTGGTCGACCCACGGAGAAGCAGCGggagcatcagcagcagcgaccGTGACCGCATCGGTCTCGGGGGTGTTCACCTGCCCCCCATCGAGGTCCAGTCTTATTCCTGCCGCAGCGAGCCCGACCCTCACCGGCCATGGGTCATGTACTACGCTGCCCTGTGTATCTGGTCGTTTGTGCGTGCTATCAGCAAGCATGACTCGGTTCACGACATGAGCAGCCATCCTACTTCGCCGTTTCGGCCGCCGAAGGTGTTGCCGGTTAATTATCGGAGAGTGTCGGCTTATTTGTCGAATGTTGCGAATATGAACGAGTTGACGGAGGCTACGGCGGGGACGTTGGTGGATGGCTTGTCGGATTTGTTGGAGGCGCTGCATTCGATTTTTGCGGAGGCGTACTCGGAGTTGTTGCATGAGGCGCATGATCGGTTGAAGATTTGTAAGGAGATGTTGGCTTCTGTTGGGGCGTCTGGTCCGTGA